The genomic DNA CAGTTGTTTGTGTGTAACTGATGCTAATGAtggataaaaatttaaataaataatattattgcttCAGTGATCCTAATCACTAGCTATGTAAAAACTCGGTTTGAGGCACAAATATACTTTGCAATTAATACAAATCATTGCTATTCATGTGATTCATAGCTCTTAAAATGCACACAGAGCTGCAATAAGCCACTTATATTTATACTGTCTTTGCAGAATTGTCACTGCTGTCCATTGACGCAGTGAGTAGCTTTGTGCTAATCACTCTCACTACCACTTTGTCCAGGAACGTAATCTTCATCTTCTTCATCGGAGATATCCAAATCATCTAGATCTTGGAATAGAGACTCGTCAACTTTGACTGCATCACCTGCAAGATATGTGTAAGCTAAAGTGTATATTGAGGAAAATGGtaagtgaaaaaaatatcatgaaGAAATGACATTGAGGAACAGTACTAGGAAGAACTCAATAGAAGAACATCAATAGTAATTATGTTAAGTAGTAGTTTTTATAAGATTATCAATAGTAATAAGATTTTCTTACCATCATCCAGGAATTTCAAGTCAGATTCGTTAAGTGTAGTATCTATCAAGAACAACTCTTTGCCAGTTAACTTATCCTTTCCCTTAGCTTCCCTTTCTCTCCTCGCAGGTATTCCCATATCAATTTCAAACTGCTTTCTCCATGCTAGAAACGATTCAACAGTTACTCTGGTACCTTCAAAACGTTTCTGCAATCAAAATAATGAGTTTTAATAAGACAGTTATTGAGGAAACAGTATAGGTAAATGTAGGCTGAAACAAGATCATAGTTTTTGAGCACAATAAGTAAACTGCAGTGTTCATTGTACTTAGCATTAGAAAATAGTCATTTTTGTTGATATTCCAGTAGTAAAGTTTTAATTCAGATTTTACTGCTTTATTCTCATAGACAAATAAAGACTAATACAAACCAATTCAGCTTCTTCATCAGCTTTTAGTTTTGCTAGAAttctttcttccctttctttttttatataatCCCATTTCTCATTGAGCCACTCTTGGCCGGCTGATACTAATGTGAATATCATCACCATGCCAAGATTTTCTGTAccctgtaataaaataaattttatagaaaataatgataacaACTTAATCCGGAGGGTTTTTAGTTTTACCTGTTGTGTTAAATGTTCAAGTAGTTCATTTTTGTGTACAGAATCGTCGAAATTATCTTCATTGTCTAGTTCAATGATTGGTAACTCCTCGGGATACTTCGCCGTGTATGTAAATATCAGATTGCACGCCAGACCCTCTCCATCGTCGTATCCTTCAGACTTTATAGGTATGCTGAACTTATGAAAGGGTTTGGTTTCTAAAACTGAAAACACGATGCAAGTTGAAGAATGCAATCAACGTGAGAACATAACTTGGTCCACCGATTCCAAAACTTACTTTGCATATCACCACAATAAATTGAATCTAGAGCTTCTACTTCACTAGTCTGTTCATATTTGTAATCCATTGTTTTTAAACTACCTCTTTCTACACACGTTCATAAAATTCTCTCCTgatttcttgaaataatttcgGAGTTGGTTGGTTGGTTACTTTGGTTAGCaattttgacattgacagttaCGTGACATGAGCTTtgacatttttcattttttttttcttaaaataggAAATGGCAAAAGCATAATGCTGGCAATgaccttaaaaataatttcagggtTAATTTAGGTTGTAAGGCATGATATCTATTGCCTTTGCTTACAAAAGGTAAGATCGATTAAAAAACGttactgtcactgtcactttCACTTAGTAAGttagtatagttccaaaatactgaactgtcctatcgatgacattgacagcggggcgccaccgtcaataccgaatcgctggttccgatttttgccatgttggaaaccataaagttgaacgatggtagcgcccccctgtcattgagtttggcgggacagttcagcgtgggtcatctataattacttttctctatgcatCTATAGTTGTTTGTcaataaatgtcaaaaaattGAATGAAACGAGTTGCTcgctattttaataaattttctattttttactttgtttatcGAGTCAAATCCGTTAGAAGTTTGAATGATTAATTATCCAAATTAGTTACAATGATGGAATCCCCAGATATTCTATCCTCGAATCCACTCCCGGCATCTGATTCCAACTCAGGGTATGTGTAGCTAatcatgattttttattatataaaatacTTGAGAAAGTAATAATAATTGACCAGTGAATAAGTCAAGTAATTTTCTTTtcagaagtaagaaaaaaaCTACTGAAGAATTCCAAGACTTACATGAACATGTAATAGCTAACTTTCAGAAGCCAAACATACCTAATATCAACGTTCCTGAGCGCATTATTTTATGTTTGGATGTTTGTAATGATGATAGTGATACCTTGTTCCGTCTTGGGGATGGTACTACATTCACACCTATAAACATGATTAAACGAGTCCTAGACTTTTTCCTCCATTCAAAGCATGCCATCAACAAAAGAACAGAGTTTGCTCTGTTGATTATGAAAGACAATGAGGCATGCTGGCTACATAACTTTACGAGTAACTTGaaagatataattaatattattgattATATTCAACGTGAGGAAAGCACATCTGAAAGCTTCAATTTCCAGTCAATATTCCAGTTACTAAAAGATAATATTGAAATACCAGAATACAAACAAGGAGAATGCATTATGCCTCCACCTTATGTTGTGCGCACAATCATTTTATATGGTCGATCAAACTGTGTTCCAGTGATACCACTGGATGACCCATACTTCATGTTTTTGAAGAGACAAGCATATTTTTACATAGACATCTTGCTGTCACATGAAGATGATTGTGCATTGTATAAGTGTGAAGAAATATATGACGCTTTGCAAGATTTAGATAATGGGTATTCTTATGTTTATGAGGTCTCCAGAAACGCCACAAAGATACACGATTGCATTGCAAAACTACTGGCTCATCCTTTACAAAGGCCATTACAGAAGAATACGGACTATACTTTTGGCATAAGATCATaagttgtaaataatttattaaactaagtgaaataaaatcataaatttattttgatgtatTTATTTCAGCTTTCCAAAGGGTTATGACTGGTACAAAAGAAAAAACTAAGGCTATTATACATACATGGTAGTTTTAAATACTTGAGACATAACACTGTACTTTCCCAGATGACAGATAAACATTTGATAAGGTTCTTGAAACACTCATGTTATatcttatttacattttgaaaaagcataaaatatgtaaagaCTGGCATTTGCTATAACTCATCAAATACGTTATAGTTTCTATCAAATGGCGGGAGTCGCCGACGTAGATGACGCGTCTCCAGCAAGTTATTCGATATCTACCTATGTTTACAGAATCGAAATGTTAAATCTATAATTCCGGCACAGCCAACTTTTTAATTCATACTTACCAATAGTGATTATACCTTTATAATACTTTGTGTCATCTATTTTTATGCCTAATATTTAAAGAGTGCTGTGATGAAGTAAGAAGATAAAAGTACTAAGCATTTTAGTACAGTTTAGAATTATAAAATATGGACAACATATTGAGCAGACATTAAATCCATACAGTTTGAAGCATTTGGCATAAGATTCTTAAGGACGACACAGTTTTGATAAGTCTCTCGAATTAGGTGATAATCTGTTTGATTGTACAAACCAACCCTGCTATGCTTGTTCCCAAGTAAACGCCTATTTACGTAAGTAATTACGGTGTAATGTAATATTGACTATTAACATTTAGGtgtttatcccaactaatattataaatgcgaaagtaactctgtctgtctgtctgtctgttacgctttcccgcttaaacctcgcaaccgattttgatgaaatttggcatagagatagtttgagtcccgggaaagaacataggatagtttttatcccggtttttgaaacagggacgcgcgcgataaagtttttctgtgacagataaaattccacgcgggcgaagccgcgggcggaaagctagttacttatAAAATGATTGAAAACCCCaaaggtcacttaaaaaataggccAACAAGCATGAGTAGGACTGTATTAAGTTTCGTATCCAATAGGCTACAACTGGCAACAAATCATAACTGTGCGTCAGTTGTTACCTTATTAGATGCGCAGCTGTAGATTACACATCCTCACTATGATCGCATTATAGGGAAACTAAAACCTATGACTAATATAAATTGTATTATATTTGGCGATTTGTACAAGTCAgagattttagttttttaaacccCGCCAGTCATAAAATCGTGGTAGGACTTGCAATCTATATGACGGAGAAAGAGACATTTATTATAGATGAGGAATACCACACTTTACAATATATTATGCCAATTTCGTTATACGTCTGCGATggattttaaagaaaacattttacaAATTATACAAAGATTTTTTCAGCAAGTACctataatcataatcataatgtaACACAAGTTACAATACACTAAGCTTTGATTGTGACTCAAAACAAAAATGCAAGCTTTAACTGCCATTATAGCCGACTAAAGATCCTAATTAAGGTTTAATAAgcgcattttaattaaaacacatCTCACCAAGCTAtacatttaagtaaataatataaaataaaagtaacatgtaaataattaataaaaaaatattctatttacAATGATTAGGTTTACATAAATCTAAAACAATCTAATATCAATACAGAAAAACTTGAATTTCAAGTCAATCAGTTTGGCCTTATGAGAATATTAAAATAAGAGCCAAAAATTAATCAGCATTTATAGTGACAATATTAggatttaacaataaataaagctTGTTTCATTAAACACTGGCACAATCAAAAAAGTGCTAAATGTCTACTCtagattgaatgaaatttgaacaCATTGTTGGTTTTTATCTTCAGTGTAGCTATAGTAGtttgaattttataaataatggaagaaatatttttcttacacGTTACAATCATTTTGAACAGTCAGTCTGTACTTTAAACACATAAAGATAGGCCGTAAATGACTTTCAATGGGCTTGttatgataatattaatttaatacatactTGTAATATTACGTGATTCTCTTAATATTATGAATATAATGTtcaaaaaagtaataattttaataattatacttCTAGAATAAAGaaactactgtttttttttctgtaaaatacCATCTGGaaagtaataaacataaaattactaaattaaCTAATAACTCAGACATTTAGCACTTTTAATTTGTAGAGACAAAAGTAAAATGTATCTGTAATTTAGGCAATTTATTCAgtgttttatgtttattttatattttgtaaacaCGAATAGAACAatacaaatatatttatttgccaGAACCAGTGCTTGCGATATAAACGATAAGtagtaacaaaaaataacttattataaaCACGTGTACCTATCCAAATGCGATGTTTGACCTGTCACCAAACCACCGCACGCGGCGCTACACGCCTCGCGAGCGCGACACGCTCATTACACAGCTATAATTACATACATTGAGATCCTAGGGACATAATGAATTAATGACTTACTATCGATGCCTAAGATTTGACACTGGTTGATTTACAAACGAAATAAATAACTTCACATATCAGTCTCtttaaaatctatttacaaAGTATTGTAAATTCAGCTGTTGTCAAATAATATACCGAGTCAATATTGTGAAATTCTAAAATGTTCAAGGTTCAACAGCTAAACCTAGCATCTGTCCCGCGTTCCTCCGCGGTCCGCGTGATCCTTAACACATGGAATGATAAATGATGTATAGCCGCTATATCAAGCCAATGTTTACAATTAACATATAAGAGAATTAAAGCGTATAAATCTCATCGTCACCACTGCTGACccccattttttttaatttaccaaCATCGATACAATTTTGTAATAACGCATTTCTAGATGCCTTTAAGCATTTACATTCCAACCCTTTAGATTCAGTCCAGTATACAGGTGACGGGTCATCTTAAAGCAGCGCGCGTTTTATTGCCTTTTCGCTAAACGATATATTTTGCTCTAATAAGTCTCTTTCACTTATCCCGTGATACATAAGAGAAAAGAGACAGATGGAGCTTTAGTATCTATATCGTTTCGCGAAGACCCTCAGACACCACAAGATACATATCAGCGATAATCATACGAGCTTTgagtattataatttatttaaatttaaaatatattcatattttttcttctaCGATAATACTGATTATACACGAAGCACAATCTTCAATGTACAATCGAATGATTCAACAAAGGTATGCACATCGCAAGGAAGACAGGACTAGATGAgttgaatataattttaatttttacgacATCAAATTACAAAGTGTACAAATCCGCCTCCCGCGGCCATGTTTCATGGCGTCCAATCGCCGCGTCTTTAATACAGTTTTATTCGGCACAATTTTAACGTCACCCGGATAAATGCCGCCCGCGAAGTGTCCATCCACACCCGATAGCTCATCGAACGGCATCGAAGCACCGTCTTATATGACTATTTTATAGTCAATGGATTTGTAACGGAATAGACCGGTCACGTAATTTCGAATATTATCTTACTTTCGACAATACattgctcatataaaaatgGGAGTGACGTCACTAATGTaactatttactatattttttagTAAAGATACCCTTATCGATAATTTTATTTGACGCTCAAACCGACGATCTGCGGCAGATCAATTACGATAACGGGAGCTAAGTATTCGGTGGTATAAAAAGTTAATGGAATTTACGACTTCGTACAAAACAATTTAGTCCTAAGTGAGACCGCAATTCGCAATTTCGCATGCGACGAATCGAGACGAGTTTTTTCGGTATCAGCAGTCTTTGACAGGTTTCACTAATGGTGGGGAGATTATTTGAAGTCATACAACGCTAGGGGACTACAGACTACCGCAATCGACCTAACTCCCGCAAGATACTCCcgtactatttttattatggAATGCGAAgtttattatgtatgtacttTGCGATACGGTTTACATATTTTCGATGGGCACTAACTGTTTATTTGAACAGACTCgatctgagccccgattacggtaatttttaacgtcaacaatccagacacgcttctcgattctgcgatacgattggtcgttcaacagcgtacgtcagctgttttgaccaatcgtattgcagaatcagaaacgcgtctggattgtagacgttaaaagttaccgtaatcggggctcagaagTCGACATCACAAAACACTAGGGGCGCGACCACAAAGACCTGTTAAACTGAGTGTGATATCGTTTGTGTAACGCGAAGTATACACATCGTATTTTCTAATTCGTTCGTTCTAAAATGTTTGTGAAACGTGAAATCGTACGCATCGTCCATATCGATGATCGGCATCGCTGCCGTTCCACATTCAAAAGACGAGCACACCGTGCAGTCACAGGTCCGGATTGTACGGTGACGCAGAAGAGTCCGCTTTCAAAAGGCGAGCAGTGTCCGGTCACAGATCCGGCCCTGGTTTTATGGTGACACAGAAGAGTCCACTTTCA from Ostrinia nubilalis chromosome 8, ilOstNubi1.1, whole genome shotgun sequence includes the following:
- the LOC135073772 gene encoding RWD domain-containing protein 1, whose amino-acid sequence is MDYKYEQTSEVEALDSIYCGDMQILETKPFHKFSIPIKSEGYDDGEGLACNLIFTYTAKYPEELPIIELDNEDNFDDSVHKNELLEHLTQQGTENLGMVMIFTLVSAGQEWLNEKWDYIKKEREERILAKLKADEEAELKRFEGTRVTVESFLAWRKQFEIDMGIPARREREAKGKDKLTGKELFLIDTTLNESDLKFLDDGDAVKVDESLFQDLDDLDISDEEDEDYVPGQSGSESD
- the LOC135073773 gene encoding BRISC and BRCA1-A complex member 1-like, which produces MMESPDILSSNPLPASDSNSGSKKKTTEEFQDLHEHVIANFQKPNIPNINVPERIILCLDVCNDDSDTLFRLGDGTTFTPINMIKRVLDFFLHSKHAINKRTEFALLIMKDNEACWLHNFTSNLKDIINIIDYIQREESTSESFNFQSIFQLLKDNIEIPEYKQGECIMPPPYVVRTIILYGRSNCVPVIPLDDPYFMFLKRQAYFYIDILLSHEDDCALYKCEEIYDALQDLDNGYSYVYEVSRNATKIHDCIAKLLAHPLQRPLQKNTDYTFGIRS